The following proteins are co-located in the Deinococcus metallilatus genome:
- the trpE gene encoding anthranilate synthase component I — MTPTVLRPPLAVAVQELNADLDTPVTAYLKVAQGHPVSFLLESVEAGEKLGRYSFIGVGEQGRFAYRAGRVTSRGTFGDFDGPEADPLARLYHAATRAAPLPAGLPAFIGGAVGYAAYDLIRAYERLPDGNSDELNLPDALFIAPEGMVIYDHLKHRLIAVATSDTQVQADAVVENLAARLRGPLPDEVPGRERAAAPTFTSNFTPQGFMDAVERCLEYIRAGDIFQVVPSQRFSADLTVHPFALYRALRRVNPSPYLGYLALGDVTLVASSPESLLRSDGQTVVTRPIAGTRRRGANPQEDEALAAELLADEKERAEHLMLVDLGRNDLGRVSGYGSVKVQDAFSIERYSHVMHIVSTVTGELRAGQTPLHALASVLPMGTVSGAPKIRAMEIIDELEPVRRGPYGGAFGYIAFDGSLDMALTLRTMVIANGRLHIQAGAGIVADSDPASEEQETRSKAAALMRAAEMAAGGL, encoded by the coding sequence ATGACCCCCACCGTCCTCCGCCCCCCCCTCGCCGTCGCCGTTCAGGAGCTGAATGCCGACCTCGACACGCCCGTCACCGCCTATCTGAAAGTCGCGCAGGGCCACCCGGTCAGCTTCCTGCTGGAGAGCGTGGAGGCGGGGGAGAAACTGGGCCGCTATTCCTTTATCGGTGTGGGCGAACAGGGCCGCTTCGCGTACCGCGCCGGGCGGGTGACCAGCCGTGGCACCTTCGGTGACTTCGACGGGCCGGAGGCCGATCCCCTCGCGCGGCTGTACCATGCGGCCACGCGAGCCGCGCCCCTCCCCGCCGGGCTGCCTGCCTTTATCGGCGGGGCAGTCGGGTACGCCGCCTACGACCTGATCCGTGCCTACGAACGGCTCCCCGACGGCAATTCCGACGAATTGAACCTCCCCGACGCACTCTTTATCGCCCCCGAGGGCATGGTGATTTACGACCACCTGAAGCACCGGCTGATCGCGGTGGCGACCTCCGACACGCAGGTGCAGGCGGACGCGGTGGTGGAGAATCTCGCCGCCCGCCTGCGTGGCCCCCTCCCCGACGAGGTACCGGGACGCGAGCGGGCCGCAGCGCCGACCTTTACCAGCAACTTCACACCGCAGGGCTTCATGGACGCGGTGGAGAGGTGTCTGGAGTACATCCGCGCCGGGGACATCTTCCAGGTGGTGCCCTCGCAACGCTTCAGCGCCGACCTCACGGTGCATCCTTTCGCGCTGTACCGGGCCCTGCGGCGGGTCAATCCCAGCCCGTACCTCGGCTACCTCGCGCTGGGGGACGTGACGCTGGTCGCCTCCAGCCCGGAGAGCCTGCTGCGGAGTGACGGGCAGACCGTCGTGACTCGCCCTATCGCCGGAACACGGCGGCGCGGCGCGAATCCACAGGAGGATGAGGCCCTGGCCGCCGAACTCCTGGCCGACGAGAAGGAGCGGGCCGAACACCTGATGCTGGTGGACCTGGGCCGCAACGACCTGGGAAGGGTGAGCGGCTACGGCAGCGTGAAGGTGCAGGACGCCTTCAGCATCGAACGGTACAGCCACGTCATGCACATCGTCTCCACCGTCACGGGCGAACTGCGCGCAGGCCAGACGCCCCTGCACGCCCTCGCCAGTGTCCTGCCGATGGGCACGGTCAGCGGCGCCCCCAAGATTCGCGCGATGGAAATCATAGACGAACTCGAACCCGTCCGGCGCGGTCCCTACGGCGGCGCTTTCGGCTACATCGCCTTCGACGGCAGCCTGGACATGGCGCTGACGCTGCGGACGATGGTGATTGCAAATGGCAGGCTCCACATCCAGGCCGGGGCGGGCATCGTGGCCGACAGCGACCCGGCGAGCGAGGAGCAGGAGACGCGCAGCAAGGCGGCGGCGCTGATGCGGGCGGCGGAGATGGCGGCAGGGGGGTTGTGA
- a CDS encoding DUF4274 domain-containing protein — protein MDRHDWAALNYLQEAPAEDWMCFAWLYLDHFYFHLAVWMANQRSCPEAVALALYWYSHPAVCLEYRRGGNIPEYHSTRFAVFEAVEHRYTANFYAVSEIGFDPMNDVTEPVGPLGFGRNWLDSLENVRNLALPQLNVPVPGKIVDVRTRIADWVEGLPPHIAALVPNL, from the coding sequence ATGGACCGGCACGACTGGGCAGCGCTGAACTACCTACAAGAGGCACCTGCCGAGGACTGGATGTGTTTTGCGTGGCTCTATCTGGACCACTTCTACTTTCATCTGGCAGTGTGGATGGCTAATCAAAGAAGTTGCCCGGAAGCTGTGGCCCTTGCTCTCTACTGGTATTCGCATCCTGCGGTGTGTTTAGAATACAGAAGAGGGGGAAACATCCCGGAGTATCACTCAACGAGATTTGCCGTTTTTGAGGCGGTGGAACACCGTTACACAGCCAATTTCTATGCCGTGTCGGAAATCGGTTTCGATCCTATGAACGATGTCACTGAGCCGGTCGGCCCGCTTGGCTTTGGGCGAAACTGGTTAGATTCACTGGAAAATGTGCGTAACTTGGCCCTGCCACAACTTAATGTCCCAGTGCCCGGAAAAATCGTGGATGTACGCACGCGAATTGCTGATTGGGTCGAAGGGTTGCCCCCACATATTGCCGCGCTTGTCCCCAACCTCTAA
- a CDS encoding Lrp/AsnC family transcriptional regulator — translation MKQHGGNLDPLDHRILEELQTDSRLSMRELGRRVGLSAPAVTERVRRLEDAGVILGYGVRVASKPLGRTITAFIGVQDSGRNDPTLVRWARKHDGVLECHSVTGDNSCILKVAVPDVGALETMLADLIAMGFTCDTSIVLSTPLEGKTLLPPN, via the coding sequence ATGAAGCAGCACGGCGGCAACCTCGATCCCCTCGACCACCGCATTCTGGAAGAACTGCAAACCGACTCGCGCCTGAGCATGCGCGAACTGGGCCGCCGCGTCGGCCTCTCGGCGCCCGCCGTGACCGAGCGGGTGCGGCGACTGGAAGACGCGGGCGTGATTCTGGGCTACGGCGTGCGGGTGGCCTCCAAGCCGCTAGGGCGCACCATCACCGCTTTTATCGGCGTGCAGGACAGCGGGCGCAACGACCCCACCCTGGTCCGCTGGGCCAGAAAACACGACGGCGTGCTGGAATGTCACAGCGTCACGGGAGACAATTCCTGCATCCTGAAGGTCGCCGTGCCGGACGTGGGCGCGCTGGAAACCATGCTGGCCGACCTGATCGCCATGGGCTTCACCTGCGACACCAGCATCGTGCTGAGTACGCCGCTGGAGGGGAAAACGCTGTTGCCGCCGAACTAG
- a CDS encoding rhodanese-like domain-containing protein yields the protein MQPKTAAQMVQEARQRVENLSVDQVAAELDRGDAVLIDLREPGEQDQMGTIPGAVSAPRGMLEFWADPASPYHRSEFDPGRRIILHCASGGRSALAADTLQQLGYANVAHLDGGMKAWAEAGRPVAKRTAEQP from the coding sequence ATGCAGCCGAAAACCGCCGCCCAGATGGTGCAGGAGGCCAGACAGCGCGTCGAGAATCTCTCGGTCGATCAGGTCGCCGCCGAACTGGACCGGGGCGACGCCGTATTGATCGACCTCCGTGAACCCGGCGAACAGGACCAGATGGGGACCATTCCAGGGGCCGTGAGTGCGCCGCGCGGGATGCTGGAATTCTGGGCCGACCCCGCGAGTCCCTACCACCGCAGCGAGTTTGACCCCGGCCGCCGCATCATTCTGCACTGCGCTTCCGGGGGCCGTTCCGCCCTGGCCGCCGATACCTTGCAGCAGCTGGGCTATGCGAACGTGGCCCATCTCGACGGCGGGATGAAAGCCTGGGCCGAGGCCGGACGGCCCGTAGCAAAGCGGACAGCAGAACAGCCGTGA
- a CDS encoding acetyl ornithine aminotransferase family protein gives MTTLPKARQPELKTTLPGPKTQAIMERDAQHLSTSYMRPYPFVPDHGKGVWLTDVDGNTMLDFFAGIAVSTTGHAHPHVVKAVQEQVTKFSHVCLTDYPQEITTSLAERLVKHVEKPGEKWRVFFGNSGAEAVEAAIKLARNHTGRTHVISTLGSFHGRTYGAITLTGSKTKYKRGFGPLLPNVTHVPYPNPFRPPLGSTSEACGQAVIDHIESLFVGVIPADEVAAIIIEPMQGEGGYIVPPADFLPKLRALCDKYGIVLIFDEVQAGMGRSGKMFSFQHFDVQPDIITLAKGIASGLPISAMLAKESVMTWPVGSHGSTFGGNPVAAAAAHATLDLLEGEVGHPGCGESLMDNAASVGTYIMDELRKMQAEFPFLGDVRGAGLFIGLEFVKPDGSPDGKLRDRASMAMFERGLLNLDCGEAVIRISPPLILTREEAETGLKIMREALASL, from the coding sequence ATGACCACTCTTCCTAAAGCCCGCCAGCCCGAACTCAAAACCACCCTCCCCGGCCCCAAGACGCAGGCCATCATGGAGCGCGACGCTCAACACCTCTCCACCTCCTACATGCGCCCCTATCCCTTCGTGCCGGATCATGGCAAGGGCGTGTGGCTGACCGACGTGGACGGGAACACCATGCTGGACTTCTTCGCGGGGATCGCCGTCAGCACGACCGGTCACGCGCACCCGCATGTCGTGAAGGCCGTGCAGGAGCAGGTGACGAAGTTCAGCCACGTCTGCCTGACCGACTACCCACAGGAAATCACCACCAGCCTCGCGGAGCGGCTGGTCAAGCACGTCGAGAAGCCCGGCGAGAAGTGGCGCGTGTTCTTCGGCAACTCCGGCGCGGAGGCGGTCGAGGCGGCAATCAAGCTGGCGCGCAACCACACCGGGCGCACGCACGTCATTTCCACGCTCGGCTCCTTCCACGGACGGACCTACGGCGCGATCACGCTGACCGGCAGCAAGACAAAGTACAAGCGCGGTTTCGGCCCCCTCCTGCCGAACGTCACACACGTCCCGTACCCTAACCCCTTCCGCCCGCCCCTCGGCAGCACGTCCGAAGCCTGTGGGCAGGCCGTCATCGACCACATCGAGTCGCTGTTCGTGGGCGTGATTCCCGCCGACGAGGTGGCCGCGATCATCATTGAGCCGATGCAGGGTGAAGGGGGCTATATCGTGCCGCCCGCCGACTTCCTGCCGAAACTGCGCGCCCTGTGCGACAAATACGGCATCGTGCTGATCTTCGACGAGGTGCAGGCCGGAATGGGCCGCAGCGGGAAGATGTTCTCGTTCCAGCATTTCGACGTGCAACCCGACATCATCACGCTGGCGAAGGGCATCGCCTCGGGCCTGCCGATCAGCGCGATGCTGGCCAAAGAAAGCGTGATGACCTGGCCGGTCGGCTCGCACGGCTCGACCTTCGGCGGGAACCCGGTCGCGGCGGCAGCGGCACACGCCACCCTCGATCTGCTCGAAGGCGAGGTGGGGCACCCCGGCTGCGGCGAGAGCCTGATGGACAACGCGGCCAGCGTGGGCACGTACATCATGGACGAGCTGCGGAAGATGCAGGCCGAGTTCCCCTTCCTGGGCGACGTGCGCGGCGCGGGCCTCTTCATCGGCCTGGAGTTCGTGAAGCCGGACGGCAGCCCCGACGGCAAGCTGCGCGACCGCGCCAGCATGGCGATGTTCGAGCGCGGCCTGCTGAACCTCGACTGCGGCGAGGCCGTGATCCGCATCAGCCCGCCGCTGATCCTCACCCGCGAGGAGGCGGAGACGGGGCTGAAGATCATGCGGGAGGCGCTGGCAAGCCTGTAG
- a CDS encoding anthranilate synthase component II codes for MIPPLRILLIDNYDSFTYNLVQYFGELGCELTVWRNDQFTLDDVRYLDPDAIVVSPGPCTPREAGLSVEVIRELGPTYPTLGVCLGHQSIGEAFGARVERAALPVHGKTSAVRHDGSGLFAGLGDGVRVTRYHSLLVRDLPPELVPVAWTSDPQEEVLMALRHREYPVFGVQFHPESIATEDGMAMMRNFLNMVRDHKAQQEAHA; via the coding sequence ATGATCCCGCCCCTGCGAATCCTCCTGATCGACAACTACGACTCCTTCACTTACAACCTTGTCCAGTATTTCGGTGAGTTGGGCTGTGAGCTGACGGTCTGGCGCAACGACCAGTTCACACTCGATGACGTGCGGTACCTCGACCCCGACGCCATCGTCGTCTCACCCGGTCCCTGCACGCCGCGCGAGGCGGGCCTGAGCGTGGAAGTCATCCGCGAGTTGGGGCCGACGTATCCGACACTTGGTGTCTGCCTGGGCCATCAGAGCATCGGGGAGGCGTTCGGGGCGCGGGTGGAGCGGGCGGCGTTGCCCGTTCACGGCAAAACGAGCGCAGTGCGGCATGACGGCTCGGGCCTGTTCGCGGGCCTGGGGGACGGGGTGCGGGTCACGCGCTACCACTCCCTGCTGGTGCGCGACCTGCCGCCCGAACTCGTGCCGGTCGCCTGGACGAGCGACCCGCAGGAGGAAGTCCTGATGGCGCTGCGTCACCGTGAGTATCCGGTCTTCGGCGTGCAGTTCCACCCGGAGAGCATCGCCACGGAAGACGGCATGGCAATGATGCGAAACTTTCTGAATATGGTGCGAGATCACAAGGCGCAGCAGGAGGCCCACGCATGA
- a CDS encoding chloramphenicol phosphotransferase CPT family protein: MTDPRQSPPLRRTYDVIVLNGGSSAGKSTLARQLQAQLCEAWLTLGTDTFLAALPPALQASDAGITFGEDGQIEVGAEFRRLDMAWSRGVAGLARAGAPVIVDEVFLGGGASQARWREALTGLRVLWVSVRCDPEEAARREQARGDRVPGMARHQATLVHQGVTSDLEVDLTHLSPAEGAAQIVRRVQGA; the protein is encoded by the coding sequence ATGACCGACCCCAGGCAGTCCCCGCCGCTGCGGCGAACCTACGACGTGATCGTGCTGAACGGCGGTTCCAGTGCCGGAAAATCCACGCTGGCCCGGCAACTGCAAGCCCAGTTGTGCGAAGCGTGGTTGACCCTGGGGACCGACACGTTCCTGGCCGCCCTGCCGCCTGCCCTGCAAGCCTCGGACGCGGGCATCACCTTCGGGGAGGACGGGCAGATCGAGGTGGGTGCAGAATTTCGCCGCCTGGACATGGCCTGGAGCCGGGGCGTGGCCGGGCTGGCCCGTGCGGGCGCCCCCGTGATCGTGGACGAGGTGTTTCTGGGCGGCGGCGCCTCGCAGGCCCGCTGGCGGGAGGCGCTGACCGGCCTGCGGGTGCTGTGGGTCAGCGTGAGATGTGATCCCGAAGAGGCCGCCCGCCGGGAACAGGCCAGGGGCGACCGCGTACCGGGGATGGCCCGGCATCAGGCCACGCTGGTGCATCAGGGCGTCACCTCCGACCTGGAGGTGGACCTGACCCATCTGTCCCCCGCCGAGGGCGCCGCGCAGATCGTCCGCCGGGTGCAGGGAGCCTGA
- the ablA gene encoding lysine 2,3-aminomutase, whose product MPTPTKLHPEATVRSQQMLPRNHRAPKWQDVPDEQWYDWKWQLKNRINSVEELEEVIRLTPSERAGASAEGIFRLDITPYFASLMDPEDPTCPVRRQVIPTHHELEPFTSMMEDSLAEDKHSPVPGLVHRYPDRVLMLVTTQCASYCRYCTRSRIVGDPSETFKPAEYEAQLNYLRNTPQVRDVLLSGGDPLTLAPKVLAGLLSELRKIEHIEIIRIGTRVPVFMPMRVTQELCDVLAAHHPLWMNIHVNHPKEITPEVADACDRLTRAGVPLGNQSVLLRGVNDHPVIMQKLLRELVKIRVRPYYIYQCDLVHGAGHLRTTVAKGLEIMESLRGHTSGYSVPTYVVDAPGGGGKIPVAPNYVLSHSPEKLILRNFEGYIAAYSEPTDYTGPDMAVPEEWQRREPGQSGIYGLMEGERISIEPREFSESRNRPGATQHRLNSREDKWAAYGVGENSGPLTHETTVTATAPDGQVNEPQAVSGD is encoded by the coding sequence ATGCCCACCCCCACGAAACTGCACCCGGAGGCGACCGTCCGGTCCCAACAGATGCTGCCCCGCAACCACCGCGCCCCCAAGTGGCAGGACGTGCCCGACGAGCAGTGGTACGACTGGAAGTGGCAGCTCAAGAACCGCATCAACTCCGTCGAGGAACTCGAAGAGGTCATCCGCCTGACCCCCTCCGAGCGGGCGGGCGCGAGCGCCGAAGGCATCTTCCGCCTGGACATCACGCCGTACTTCGCCTCGCTGATGGACCCGGAAGACCCCACCTGCCCGGTGCGCCGTCAGGTGATCCCCACCCATCACGAACTCGAACCCTTCACCTCGATGATGGAGGACTCGCTCGCGGAGGACAAGCACAGCCCCGTCCCCGGCCTGGTCCACCGTTACCCTGACCGCGTGCTGATGCTGGTCACGACGCAGTGTGCGAGCTACTGCCGCTACTGCACCCGCAGCCGGATTGTGGGTGACCCCAGCGAGACGTTCAAACCCGCCGAGTACGAGGCGCAACTGAACTACCTGCGCAACACGCCCCAGGTCCGCGACGTGCTGCTCTCCGGCGGCGATCCCCTCACCCTCGCGCCGAAGGTGCTCGCGGGTCTGCTCTCCGAACTTCGCAAGATCGAGCACATCGAGATCATCCGCATCGGCACGCGCGTCCCGGTCTTCATGCCCATGCGCGTCACGCAGGAACTCTGCGACGTGCTGGCCGCGCACCACCCGCTGTGGATGAACATCCACGTCAACCACCCCAAGGAGATCACGCCGGAAGTCGCGGATGCCTGCGACCGCCTCACCCGCGCGGGCGTGCCCCTGGGCAACCAGAGCGTGCTGCTGCGCGGCGTGAACGACCACCCGGTGATCATGCAGAAGCTGCTGCGCGAACTGGTCAAGATTCGCGTGCGGCCCTACTACATCTACCAGTGCGATCTGGTTCATGGCGCCGGGCACCTGCGCACCACCGTGGCCAAGGGTCTGGAGATCATGGAGAGCCTGCGCGGCCACACCAGCGGCTACAGCGTTCCGACCTACGTGGTGGACGCGCCCGGTGGCGGCGGCAAGATTCCCGTCGCGCCCAACTACGTCCTCAGCCACAGCCCCGAGAAACTGATTCTCCGCAACTTCGAGGGCTACATCGCCGCCTACTCCGAGCCGACCGACTACACCGGCCCCGATATGGCCGTTCCTGAAGAGTGGCAGCGCCGCGAACCCGGCCAGAGCGGCATCTACGGCCTGATGGAAGGCGAGCGCATCTCCATCGAACCTCGCGAGTTCAGCGAGAGCCGCAACCGCCCCGGCGCGACCCAGCACCGCCTCAACAGCCGCGAGGACAAGTGGGCGGCGTATGGCGTGGGGGAGAACAGCGGGCCGCTGACGCATGAAACGACTGTGACCGCCACCGCGCCCGACGGTCAGGTGAACGAACCGCAGGCGGTGAGCGGGGATTGA
- a CDS encoding GNAT family N-acetyltransferase, with product MVIELAALDDLPAILALQRRAYASEAALYPEATLPAMTQTLAELRGEAGRQTVLKGVLDGRLIGSVRGFVDSAGVGQIGRLIVEPAEQGRGYGTHLLHAIEAALPTRTLELFTGERSTANLRLYERLGYVRDRVEQHGGLPLVFLQKEKATVAT from the coding sequence ATGGTCATTGAACTTGCGGCCTTGGACGACCTGCCTGCCATCCTCGCCCTGCAACGCCGCGCTTATGCATCTGAAGCGGCGCTGTACCCCGAAGCGACACTCCCGGCCATGACGCAGACCCTGGCGGAATTGCGGGGGGAGGCCGGAAGGCAGACCGTCCTGAAAGGCGTGCTGGACGGGCGGCTTATCGGGTCGGTGCGTGGGTTTGTAGACAGCGCCGGGGTGGGACAGATTGGACGCCTCATCGTTGAACCGGCGGAGCAGGGTCGGGGGTACGGCACTCACCTTCTGCACGCCATTGAAGCGGCCCTGCCCACTCGTACCCTGGAACTGTTCACGGGGGAGCGCAGTACGGCAAACCTGCGCCTCTACGAGCGCCTCGGCTACGTCCGTGACCGTGTGGAGCAGCACGGCGGCCTGCCCCTGGTCTTTTTGCAAAAAGAGAAAGCGACGGTGGCGACATGA
- a CDS encoding peroxiredoxin, with the protein MPLRAGQPAPDFDVRSDDGRRVRLADLRGQWVVLYFYPRANTPGCSTEARRFEAALPEFGRLNAAVIGISTDTEARQANFRDNCGLSFPLIPDSERTLSRAYGVIGGLGGLLGLAARQTFLIDPEGNLAHHWRTVNPATHAADVLRWLQQHT; encoded by the coding sequence ATGCCCCTCCGCGCCGGTCAGCCCGCCCCCGACTTCGATGTCCGCAGCGACGATGGTCGGCGCGTGCGCCTAGCCGACCTGCGCGGGCAGTGGGTGGTGCTGTACTTCTACCCGCGTGCGAACACGCCCGGCTGCTCCACCGAGGCGCGGCGCTTCGAGGCGGCCCTGCCCGAGTTCGGGCGCCTGAACGCCGCCGTGATCGGCATCAGCACGGACACCGAGGCGCGGCAGGCGAATTTCCGCGACAACTGCGGCCTCAGCTTCCCGCTGATTCCCGACAGTGAACGCACCCTGTCGCGGGCCTACGGCGTGATCGGCGGGCTGGGCGGGCTGCTGGGCCTGGCCGCCCGCCAGACGTTCCTGATCGACCCGGAGGGCAACCTCGCCCACCACTGGCGCACCGTGAACCCCGCCACCCACGCGGCCGACGTGCTGCGCTGGCTCCAGCAACACACCTGA
- the trpD gene encoding anthranilate phosphoribosyltransferase, which translates to MTVSSSVTAPPDGRMMHARLMNGEILTQAEAEAFMREVMEGNVSGVRLAAALAALRVRGETPEEIAGFAQAMRENAVRVQVAPREVLLDVVGTGGDGAHTFNISTTTAFVVAAAGVPVAKHGNRAASSRAGSADVLEALGVNLDASPQVVADGVNELGIGFMFARNYHPALRHAAPVRADLAARTVFNILGPLANPAGASHLVVGVYRPELTRMLAEVLRLLGAKGATVVYGSGLDEFTVCGANTVTGLRDGEVIDRTMHPEEFGVSLHPKEAIVGGSPAENAEITRALLTGGGTPAQRDIVALNAGAALRTAERVGSIAGGVAQARAVMASGAGWELLQRYGAHTRRGAAS; encoded by the coding sequence ATGACCGTTTCCTCTTCCGTGACCGCTCCCCCCGATGGCCGCATGATGCACGCCCGCCTGATGAACGGCGAGATTCTGACCCAGGCGGAGGCGGAAGCCTTCATGCGCGAGGTGATGGAAGGCAACGTGAGCGGCGTGCGCCTCGCGGCGGCGCTGGCCGCCCTGCGCGTCCGTGGCGAGACGCCCGAGGAAATCGCGGGGTTCGCCCAGGCGATGCGTGAAAACGCGGTGCGGGTGCAGGTGGCGCCCCGCGAAGTCTTGCTCGACGTGGTGGGCACCGGGGGCGACGGCGCCCATACCTTCAACATCAGCACCACGACGGCCTTTGTGGTGGCGGCGGCGGGTGTGCCGGTCGCCAAACACGGCAACCGCGCCGCGAGCAGCCGCGCCGGGAGTGCCGACGTGCTGGAGGCCCTGGGCGTGAACCTGGACGCCTCGCCGCAGGTGGTGGCGGACGGCGTGAACGAACTGGGCATCGGGTTCATGTTCGCGCGCAACTACCACCCGGCCCTGCGCCACGCCGCGCCCGTCCGCGCCGACCTCGCCGCCCGCACGGTGTTCAACATCCTGGGGCCGCTCGCCAACCCCGCCGGGGCGTCGCATCTGGTGGTCGGCGTCTACCGGCCCGAGCTGACGCGGATGCTCGCGGAGGTGTTGCGCCTGCTCGGAGCGAAGGGGGCGACAGTCGTTTACGGCAGCGGCCTGGACGAGTTCACCGTCTGCGGCGCGAACACGGTCACCGGTTTGCGCGACGGTGAGGTGATCGACCGCACCATGCACCCCGAGGAGTTCGGCGTGAGCCTCCACCCCAAGGAGGCCATCGTGGGCGGCAGTCCCGCCGAGAACGCCGAGATCACCCGCGCCCTCCTCACTGGCGGCGGTACCCCCGCCCAGCGCGACATCGTGGCGCTGAACGCCGGGGCCGCCCTCCGCACGGCCGAGCGTGTGGGCAGCATCGCGGGGGGCGTGGCGCAGGCCCGCGCGGTGATGGCGAGCGGGGCTGGGTGGGAGTTGCTCCAAAGGTACGGGGCGCACACGCGGCGGGGCGCCGCGAGCTGA
- the tilS gene encoding tRNA lysidine(34) synthetase TilS, translating to MPALLTPLEPYAGQTVVLGVSGGADSVALLRALVLAGAQPVAAHLDHALRPDSAEDAAWVRELAEKLDVPFEETRVDVAAVAARRGWNLEDAARRVRYEFLGRVAKRHGASAILTAHTRRDQAETVLLQLLRGEAVLNGIPPARGRVRRPWLDVPRADLEAFLHALGQDWREDPTNADPSQTRAWLRTVVLPLLAARFPDVEAALARVARLAREDDGALTELAARLTAHAPLADQPPAVLRRHVAQALTGADLPYHTGHVERLAAALGTGETAHVTLPGARDVTVTGGRLHLTPQVWSAPDFPIPGGWTLRTRQPGDRVRLPGGTRKLSDVLGGAKVPREARDRVPLLAVGAEVRWVGLRPPLWAVGAREEAGVPEDLLHAAMGEALKLAHEAARVGEVPVGAVVLGPGGTIVGRGRNTSREHGDMTRHAELAALREAAQTLGTPYLTDCTLVVTLEPCPMCLGAALEARVGRVVYGARNPKAGALGGVSDLLASHWGHRPAVTGGVRAGEAARLLRDTFRGLRGEVEPETP from the coding sequence ATGCCCGCCCTTCTCACGCCGCTGGAGCCGTACGCGGGTCAGACGGTCGTCCTGGGCGTGTCGGGCGGGGCGGACAGCGTGGCACTGCTGCGGGCGCTGGTGCTGGCCGGAGCGCAGCCTGTCGCGGCGCATCTCGACCACGCCCTGCGCCCGGACTCGGCGGAGGATGCCGCGTGGGTGCGCGAACTGGCGGAAAAGCTGGACGTGCCCTTCGAGGAAACGCGGGTGGACGTGGCGGCGGTCGCGGCCCGGCGCGGCTGGAATCTGGAGGACGCGGCCCGGCGCGTGCGCTACGAGTTCCTGGGCAGGGTCGCCAAACGGCACGGCGCTTCAGCCATCCTGACCGCCCACACCCGCCGCGACCAGGCCGAGACGGTGCTGCTGCAACTGCTGCGCGGCGAGGCGGTCCTGAACGGCATCCCGCCCGCGCGGGGCCGGGTCCGGCGTCCCTGGCTGGATGTTCCCCGCGCCGACCTGGAGGCGTTCTTGCATGCGCTCGGCCAGGACTGGCGCGAGGACCCGACCAACGCCGACCCTTCCCAGACCCGCGCCTGGCTGCGGACGGTGGTGCTGCCCCTGCTGGCCGCCCGTTTCCCCGACGTGGAGGCGGCCCTGGCGCGCGTCGCCCGCCTCGCACGCGAGGACGACGGAGCCCTGACCGAACTTGCGGCCCGGTTGACCGCCCATGCGCCGCTGGCGGACCAGCCGCCCGCCGTCCTGCGCCGCCATGTCGCGCAGGCCCTGACGGGCGCGGACCTCCCGTACCACACCGGCCACGTGGAACGCCTCGCCGCCGCGCTGGGCACGGGGGAGACGGCGCACGTGACCCTGCCCGGTGCGCGCGACGTGACCGTGACGGGTGGAAGGCTCCACCTGACGCCCCAGGTCTGGTCTGCCCCCGACTTCCCCATTCCCGGCGGCTGGACCCTGCGCACCCGGCAGCCGGGGGACCGCGTGCGCCTGCCGGGTGGGACCCGCAAGCTCAGCGACGTGCTGGGGGGCGCGAAGGTGCCGCGTGAGGCACGGGACCGCGTGCCGCTCCTGGCGGTGGGCGCGGAGGTGCGGTGGGTCGGCCTGCGCCCCCCGCTGTGGGCGGTCGGGGCACGGGAAGAGGCGGGCGTTCCTGAAGACCTCCTCCACGCCGCGATGGGCGAGGCCCTGAAGCTGGCCCACGAGGCGGCGCGGGTGGGCGAGGTGCCGGTCGGCGCGGTCGTCCTCGGTCCCGGCGGGACCATCGTCGGACGGGGCCGCAACACCAGCCGCGAACACGGGGACATGACCCGGCATGCCGAACTGGCCGCCCTGCGCGAGGCCGCCCAGACCCTCGGCACCCCCTATCTGACGGACTGCACACTGGTGGTCACGCTGGAACCCTGCCCGATGTGCCTGGGCGCGGCGCTGGAAGCGCGGGTGGGGCGGGTGGTGTACGGCGCGCGGAATCCGAAAGCGGGGGCGCTGGGGGGGGTCAGCGACCTGCTGGCGTCCCACTGGGGCCACCGACCTGCCGTGACGGGTGGTGTCCGGGCCGGGGAGGCGGCGCGGCTGCTGCGCGACACGTTCCGGGGCCTGCGGGGGGAGGTGGAGCCGGAGACGCCCTAG